From Oncorhynchus mykiss isolate Arlee chromosome 6, USDA_OmykA_1.1, whole genome shotgun sequence, the proteins below share one genomic window:
- the LOC118964959 gene encoding uncharacterized protein LOC118964959: MSGSASSNVDWNTLFSHMSGSASSNVDWNTWFSHMSGSASSNVDWNTWFSHMSGSASSNVDWNTWFSHMSGSASSNVDWNTLFSHMSGSASSNVDWNTLFSHMSGSASSNVDWNTLFSHMSGSASSNVDWNTLFSHMSGSASSNVDWNTLFNHMSGSASNNVDCNTLFSHMSGSASSNVDWNTLFNHMSGSASSNVDCNTWFSHMSGSASSNVDWNTWFSHMSGSASSNVDWNTLFSHMSGSASSNVDWNTLFSHMSGSASSNVDWNTLFSHMSGSASSNVDWNTLFSHMSGSASSNVDWNTLFSHMSGSASSNVDWNTLFSHMSGSASNNVDWNTLFSHMSGSASSNVDWNTLFSHMSGSASSNVDCNTLFSHMSGSASSNVDCNTLFSHMSGSASSNVDCNTLFSHMSGSASNNVDCNTLFSHMSGSASNNVDCNTLFSHMSGSASSNVDWTSVLI, encoded by the exons ATGTCTG GTTCAGCCAGTAGCAACGTGGACTGGAACACGTTGTTTAGTCATATGTCTGGTTCAGCCAGTAGCAACGTGGACTGGAACACGTGGTTTAGTCATATGTCTGGTTCAGCCAGTAGCAACGTGGACTGGAACACGTGGTTTAGTCATATGTCTGGTTCAGCCAGTAGCAACGTGGACTGGAACACGTGGTTTAGTCATATGTCTGGTTCAGCCAGTAGCAACGTGGACTGGAACACGTTGTTTAGTCATATGTCTGGTTCAGCCAGTAGCAACGTGGACTGGAACACGTTGTTTAGTCATATGTCTGGTTCAGCCAGTAGCAACGTGGACTGGAACACGTTGTTTAGTCATATGTCTGGTTCAGCCAGTAGCAACGTGGACTGGAACACGTTGTTTAGTCATATGTCTGGTTCAGCCAGTAGCAACGTGGACTGGAACACGTTGTTTAATCATATGTCTGGTTCAGCCAGTAACAACGTGGACTGTAACACGTTGTTTAGTCATATGTCTGGTTCAGCCAGTAGCAACGTGGACTGGAACACGTTGTTTAATCATATGTCTGGTTCAGCCAGTAGCAACGTGGACTGTAACACGTGGTTTAGTCATATGTCTGGTTCAGCCAGTAGCAACGTGGACTGGAACACGTGGTTTAGTCATATGTCTGGTTCAGCCAGTAGCAACGTGGACTGGAACACATTGTTTAGTCATATGTCTGGTTCAGCCAGTAGCAACGTGGACTGGAACACGTTGTTTAGTCATATGTCTGGTTCAGCCAGTAGCAACGTGGACTGGAACACGTTGTTTAGTCATATGTCTGGTTCAGCCAGTAGCAACGTGGACTGGAACACATTGTTTAGTCATATGTCTGGTTCAGCCAGTAGCAACGTGGACTGGAACACATTGTTTAGTCATATGTCTGGTTCAGCCAGTAGCAACGTGGACTGGAACACGTTGTTTAGTCATATGTCTGGTTCAGCCAGTAACAACGTGGACTGGAACACGTTGTTTAGTCATATGTCTGGTTCAGCCAGTAGCAACGTGGACTGGAACACGTTGTTTAGTCATATGTCTGGTTCAGCCAGTAGCAACGTGGACTGTAACACGTTGTTTAGTCATATGTCTGGTTCAGCCAGTAGCAACGTGGACTGTAACACGTTGTTTAGTCATATGTCTGGTTCAGCCAGTAGCAACGTGGACTGTAACACGTTGTTTAGTCATATGTCTGGTTCAGCCAGTAACAACGTGGACTGTAACACGTTGTTTAGTCATATGTCTGGTTCAGCCAGTAACAACGTGGACTGTAACACGTTGTTTAGTCATATGTCTGGTTCAGCCAGTAGCAACGTGGACTGGACCAGCGTACTGATTTAG